Proteins encoded within one genomic window of Ostrinia nubilalis chromosome 5, ilOstNubi1.1, whole genome shotgun sequence:
- the LOC135071741 gene encoding GATOR complex protein Iml1: protein MKSFKLIVHQSSFSPVDLIINLKDYPGLKEKDIVEIYHPENDYPRLLLQVTKVDVPGRGRDTISVEQSIATTFQLRTFADVYVNIVNVTEVALDSVELTFKDQYMGRSEMWRLKNHLVSTCVYLNKKIEYCGGAIRCQVYEMWSQGDRVACGVITEDTKIVFRSSTSMVYLFIQMSSEMWDFDIHGDLYFEKAVNGFLADLFAKWKKNGSNHEVTIVLFSRTFYKAKSLEEFPQHMKECLQKDYRGRFYEDFYRVAVQNERYEDWSNVLLQLRRLFTDYQKIVLQYHERPNMEIPTAINSTAAQGNFLEVLNMSLNVFEKHYLDRCFDRTGQLSVVITPGVGVFEVDRELTNVTKQRIIDNGVGSDLVCVGEQPLHAVPLLKFHNKDNNLNSIDDYSMPHWINLSFYSTNKKVAYSNFIPRIKLPPRKSQEPLKKMYEDERKGKLVKEDEYMHNSIFDYDAYDAQVFQLPPAHSTCVQKVNRTKKTSVAGLEGINRRSPPASHHRKMSDPDIHHSLGDMLTISAKFLVPDKPAAYDSSSDVPDSPLASNRLSPRSSISSHKPVIRTGRALINPFDPSHVTVKLTSNRRRWTHIFPKGPTGVLIQQHHYQARPAGEPTSRPDHLREPKENGSSIGNNHPIYQVDDILTGNVIGRKRMISTSNTGGVFGAALGPPSTTNNASLALLWGATGEQEWTPALTTGVDWKSLTIPACLPITTDYFPDKRSLQNDYLVSDYNLLPDDVNADFAQNRAIYKEPLTTMEVFKELVSQRLAQGFQLIVGVNENDMIESNCPSSAAPPPSKVAPQLSKPANAAPTKRYLLSIGRIFHKLTLVGSTITVTRYRPRHPYPPFNIHYRYRFHAPNHDTYEVSWVSFTTEKLETYNWNYMDHYICTRGDTDFALVEALKYWRFRTLLLPLYNPATKQILEDESTHCDIYPTPTRQDLDHLTEGFLKMTELYFNKVKRPNKQRMAGTVGAGADNALTRRRHSTSMLTRSAQGGVSSSPFRERVGSTRLPDRPRLRIEAMAVAKTVLERTQSQTGECEDTYDDGVIEPKLKANSTLPEIVERMRSVNLGVGFLQQTVSLPSHTFVSIYAIHWLQANMEAITYEKATAIMEKLLQDKMICHASGDTTKRFVIGYYMYHILPQKKDKELTDYVKPLGDLQSFENEWMEVEVLGPRSPLLSSDLSSGGIDISGSSPLTDDTGVPAFLCDNIDPNYMQVDGDNDLPLYKNTHLDIDVSNKSDRIEWGHARYQATFRPDQAYEMCIQWAVASGNIVSELIFGWARKAQNCRLQMVPIPADPLALPFTSKSDPLRGPIYVPLNEEPLLRNKTALFEGFPEDTWLERLFLFQEAIVGRFGFIKCTVESTSHAAGVGDHLYVHVTGNMFILIPTTVKSEQRALRAKPPNKPLNASRYPVHSEAAPSPHEGYITRHVSGKNKDDYDNSRRMGFLWSWNHMISKKWKWSQTPATGDETFQMRMLRDFKHFCANQEQRLSQFWDQCWELQEAAQGIKSC from the exons ATGAAATCGTTCAAGCTCATCGTGCATCAGTCCAGCTTCAGCc CTGTGGATCTCATAATTAACCTAAAGGATTATCCAGGGTTGAAAGAAAAAGATATTGTAGAAATTTACCATCCTGAAAATGATTATCCACGTTTATTATTGCAAGTTACAAAAGTGGATGTGCCTGGAAGAGGACGAG ATACAATCAGTGTGGAACAGAGCATCGCGACCACATTCCAACTTAGGACCTTTGCCGATGTTTATGTTAATATCGTCAATGTCACTGAAGTGGCTCTGGACTCAGTGGAGCTCACATTCAAAGACCAGTACATGGGCAGATCTGAAATGTGGAGGTTGAAAAATCACTTG GTTAGCACTTGTGTGTATTTAAACAAAAAGATTGAATACTGTGGCGGAGCTATAAGATGCCAGGTATACGAGATGTGGTCACAAGGAGACCGAGTGGCTTGCGGGGTGATTACGGAAGACACAAAAATTGTATTCAGGTCATCCACTTCTATGGTCTATCTGTTTATTCAGATGTCATCCGAAATGTGGGATTTTGACATACATGGTgatttatattttgaaaaagcTGTTAATGGCTTTCTTGCTGATCTCTTTGCTAAATGGAAG AAAAATGGAAGTAACCATGAAGTTACCATAGTACTGTTCTCTAGAACATTTTATAAGGCCAAGTCTTTAGAAGAATTTCCTCAGCATATGAAAGAGTGTTTACAAAAAGACTATAGGGGGAGGTTCTATGAAGACTTTTACAG agTGGCAGTACAAAATGAGAGGTATGAAGACTGGTCAAATGTTCTACTGCAGTTACGAAGACtgttcacagattatcaaaagaTAGTTCTACAATATCACGAAAGACCCAACATGGAAATCCCCACGGCAATCAATTCCACTGCTGCCCAAGGGAACTTTTTAGAAGTCCTCAATATGAGTTTAAATG TGTTTGAAAAGCACTATCTGGACAGATGTTTCGACAGAACGGGACAGTTGAGCGTGGTCATAACCCCAGGCGTCGGAGTTTTCGAAGTCGACAGGGAACTGACCAACGTCACCAAGCAACGAATCATAGATAACGGAGTCGGAAGCGACTTGGTTTGCGTCGGCGAACAACCGCTACACGCGGTCCCGCTCCTCAAATTCCACAACAAAGACAACAACCTCAATTCCATAGACGACTACTCTATGCCCCATTGGATCAACTTGTCTTTTTATTCCACGAACAAAAAGGTCGCATATTCAAACTTCATTCCGAGAATCAAATTGCCCCCGCGGAAAAGCCAGGAGCCTCTGAAGAAAATGTATGAGGATGAACGCAAAGGGAAACTGGTGAAGGAAGACGAGTACATGCACAACTCGATATTTGACTACGATGCGTATGACGCTCAAGTATTTCAATTGCCGCCGGCTCACAGCACTTG TGTACAAAAAGTGAATAGAACGAAGAAGACGTCTGTGGCAGGCTTGGAGGGAATAAACAGAAGGAGCCCTCCCGCTTCACACCACAGGAAAATGTCCGACCCGGACATACATCACAGTTTAGGGGACATGTTGACGATTAGTGCAA AATTTTTGGTTCCAGACAAGCCAGCCGCATACGATTCCAGCAGCGACGTGCCTGACTCCCCGCTGGCTTCGAACCGGCTATCCCCGAGGAGTTCTATCTCGTCACATAAGCCGGTTATCCGGACCGGTCGTGCACTGATCAATCCGTTCGACCCCTCTCACGTTACTGTCAAACTGACCAGTAACAGACGAAGATGGACGCATATATTCCCTAAAG GTCCCACGGGAGTGCTGATACAACAGCACCACTACCAAGCGCGACCTGCCGGAGAACCGACCTCCAGGCCTGACCACCTTCGGGAGCCCAAGGAGAACGGATCGTCCATCGGGAACAATCACCCTATATACCAAGTTGATG ATATATTGACAGGTAACGTGATTGGGCGCAAGCGCATGATCAGTACGTCGAACACAGGGGGCGTGTTTGGAGCCGCTTTAGGGCCTCCATCCACCACTAACAACGCATCGCTTGCCCTACTGTGGGGCGCGACGGGAGAACAGGAGTGGACGCCCGCCCTTACCACAG gtgtgGACTGGAAATCACTCACGATCCCGGCGTGTTTGCCGATCACGACCGACTATTTCCCCGACAAGCGATCGCTGCAGAATGACTATCTGGTGTCGGACTACAATCTGTTGCCTGACGACGTTAACGCCGACTTTGCGCAGAACAGAGCAATTTACAAAGAGCCGCTCACTACTATGGAAGTTTTTAAAGAGTTGGTCTCGCAGAGATTGGCGCAG GGCTTCCAACTGATTGTCGGCGTGAACGAAAACGACATGATCGAGTCGAACTGCCCGTCATCGGCGGCCCCCCCGCCGTCTAAAGTGGCCCCCCAGTTGAGCAAACCGGCCAACGCGGCCCCCACCAAGAGATATCTGCTGTCTATCGGCAGGATATTCCACAAACTGACGCTGGTCGGCTCCACCATCACTGTGACGAGATATAGACCCAG ACACCCATACCCGCCATTCAACATCCACTACCGCTACCGCTTCCACGCGCCGAACCACGACACGTACGAAGTGTCGTGGGTCTCGTTCACGACCGAGAAGCTGGAGACCTACAACTGGAACTACATGGATCACTACATCTGCACCAGGGGAGACACAGACTTCGCCTTAGTCGAG GCACTAAAATACTGGCGATTCCGCACGCTCCTGTTGCCTCTATACAACCCGGCCACAAAACAGATCTTGGAGGACGAGTCGACTCACTGCGACATCTACCCCACGCCCACCAGGCAGGATCTTGACCACCTGACTGAGGGCTTCCTAAAGATGACCGAGTTGTACTTCAATAAGGTCAAAAGGCCCAACAAGCAGCGG ATGGCGGGCACGGTGGGCGCGGGCGCGGACAACGCGCTAACTCGCCGCCGCCATTCAACTTCGATGCTGACTCGGAGCGCCCAG GGCGGCGTGTCGAGTTCGCCGTTCCGGGAACGCGTGGGCAGCACCCGCCTGCCGGACCGGCCGCGGCTCCGGATCGAGGCCAT GGCTGTAGCAAAAACTGTGCTCGAAAGAACGCAGTCACAGACTGGCGAATGTGAAGACACTTATGACGATGG AGTGATAGAGCCAAAGCTAAAAGCGAATTCCACGCTGCCAGAGATCGTCGAGCGAATGCGAAGCGTCAACCTTGGCGTTGGATTCCTACAGCAGACCGTCAGTCTGCCTTCGCACACGTTCGTCTCCATATACGCGATCCACTGGCTACAGGCCAATATGGAGGCGATCACGTATGAAAAAGCCACAGCTATTATGGAG AAACTACTACAAGACAAGATGATCTGCCACGCTTCAGGAGACACGACGAAGCGATTCGTCATCGGATATTACATGTACCACATCTTGCCCCAGAAGAAGGACAAAG AGCTGACAGACTACGTGAAACCGCTCGGCGACTTGCAGAGTTTCGAAAACGAGTGGATGGAAGTGGAAGTGTTAGGTCCTCGCTCGCCGCTGCTCTCGAGCGATTTATCGAGCGGCGGTATCGATATATCGGGATCGAGTCCGCTGACGGACGACACGGGAGTACCTGCCTTCTTGTGTGACAATATCGACCCTAATTATATGCAGGTCGATGGCGATAATGACC TGCCACTGTATAAGAACACGCACCTAGACATCGATGTGAGCAACAAGAGTGACCGCATCGAGTGGGGTCACGCGCGCTACCAGGCCACTTTCCGCCCGGACCAGGCCTACGAGATGTGCATACAGTGGGCCGTCGCTAGCGGGAACATTGTGTCCGAACTG ATATTCGGATGGGCGCGAAAAGCACAGAATTGCCGCCTCCAAATGGTGCCTATCCCGGCCGACCCGCTCGCTCTGCCATTCACATCTAAGTCCGACCCCCTTCGAGGGCCCATCTACGTGCCTTTGAACGAGGAACCCCTACTCAGAAACAAGACTGCTTTATTTGAAG GTTTCCCTGAAGACACATGGCTCGAGCGGCTATTCTTGTTCCAAGAGGCTATAGTAGGCCGTTTCGGCTTCATCAAATGTACCGTAGAGAGCACATCTCACGCGGCCGGAGTGGGAGACCATCTATATGTCCACGTCACTGGGAACATGTTTATACTCATCCCGACTACGGTCAAGTCGGAACAGAGGGCACTAAGGGCGAAGCCGCCGAACAAACCTTTGAATGCCAGCAG ATACCCGGTGCATTCTGAAGCAGCACCCAGTCCTCACGAAGGGTACATTACTCGCCACGTGAGCGGGAAAAACAAGGACGACTACGATAACAGCAGGAGG ATGGGCTTCTTATGGTCGTGGAATCACATGATATCTAAGAAGTGGAAATGGTCGCAAACACCTGCTACAGGCGACGAGACTTTCCAAATGCGAATGTTGCGCGATTTCAAACATTTCTGCGCCAACCAAGAACAAAGACTGAGTCAATTTTGGGATCAGTGTTGGGAGTTACAGGAGGCAGCTCAAGGAATTAAATcctgttaa